The Salinibaculum sp. SYNS191 genome has a window encoding:
- a CDS encoding carboxymuconolactone decarboxylase family protein, producing MSHVPLLEMDEIPEEYHYLFTDDYLGDRHIFRAWAHNPEVLEATLEYLNTLYSQVTAREKELIILKVAHTKDSEYEWHQHVDIARDKGVAVADMQAIGREDYDHFDHEEASLLRYAEAMVHGGVTEEMYDHLHRHYDHGQIVAIGLIVGFYTGLCNYIAATDLPLEGGEFIGWVPDPDEVTATFD from the coding sequence ATGTCACACGTCCCGCTGCTGGAGATGGACGAGATTCCGGAGGAGTACCACTACCTGTTCACCGACGACTACCTCGGCGACCGCCACATCTTCCGCGCCTGGGCGCACAACCCGGAGGTGCTGGAGGCAACGCTCGAGTACCTCAACACGCTCTACAGCCAGGTGACCGCGCGGGAGAAGGAACTCATCATCCTGAAAGTCGCCCACACGAAGGACAGCGAGTACGAGTGGCACCAGCACGTCGACATCGCCCGCGACAAGGGCGTCGCCGTCGCCGACATGCAGGCCATCGGCAGGGAGGACTACGACCACTTCGACCACGAGGAGGCCTCGCTGCTGCGGTACGCCGAGGCGATGGTCCACGGCGGCGTCACCGAGGAGATGTACGACCACCTGCACCGCCACTACGACCACGGCCAGATAGTCGCCATCGGACTCATCGTCGGCTTCTACACCGGCCTGTGCAACTACATCGCGGCCACCGACCTGCCCTTGGAGGGCGGGGAATTCATCGGCTGGGTGCCGGACCCGGACGAGGTGACCGCGACGTTCGACTGA
- a CDS encoding helix-turn-helix domain-containing protein — MTGVRTELVFERAEGCPAAQASTQVPSAISDITWTEGKDGTVKEQVTTDGSEDLPSFDPVFDYGSEQVYEFERPSSDPCICEHIQQSLGPVREVFAEDGDLHVRLHTTDVDALRELLVDLREDFGGVSVEYLVRSVDAEDGSELVPVDMRQLTDRQREVLETAHEMGYFEYPRDANATEVSRELGIEPSTFSEHLAAAQGKLLDELMGS, encoded by the coding sequence ATGACAGGCGTCAGAACGGAACTCGTCTTCGAGCGGGCGGAGGGCTGTCCGGCCGCGCAGGCATCGACACAGGTCCCGTCGGCGATTTCGGACATCACCTGGACGGAGGGGAAAGACGGGACGGTGAAAGAGCAGGTCACGACAGACGGCTCCGAGGACCTCCCCTCCTTCGACCCGGTGTTCGACTACGGGTCCGAGCAGGTCTACGAGTTCGAGCGGCCGTCGAGCGACCCCTGCATCTGCGAACACATCCAGCAATCGCTGGGGCCGGTACGGGAAGTCTTTGCCGAGGACGGCGACCTGCACGTGCGCTTGCACACCACAGACGTGGACGCACTGCGCGAACTGCTCGTCGACCTCCGCGAGGACTTCGGCGGCGTCAGCGTCGAGTACCTCGTCCGCAGCGTCGACGCCGAGGACGGGAGCGAACTCGTCCCGGTCGACATGCGCCAGTTGACCGACCGGCAGCGCGAGGTTCTGGAGACGGCCCACGAGATGGGCTACTTCGAGTACCCCCGCGACGCAAACGCCACGGAGGTCTCGCGGGAACTCGGCATCGAGCCATCGACGTTCTCCGAACACCTCGCGGCCGCCCAGGGGAAACTGCTGGACGAACTGATGGGGTCGTAA
- a CDS encoding MutS-related protein, which yields MRLEDYWGIGPKTRDLLADELGVEAAIGAVESGDVRTLTDAGIPRGRATRILRHAHGGEAMDLLATRDARDVYKQTLDIIGEFAVTEAAGDRIRILTPLPDRDAMDERLDEVEAARDTWDGLDESEREAVLGAFDAYDSVGSGDRSAVRTALRLLEEGFEEGVFAPLVDLDAGTLEDATSALAGLEGGSDRIGDGADSQLDALRDQLGSVEDMSATPGDVLETVQSGARGTDELRDSFARHVADESGVEVGRVREAMPTEAADAAGFVGETLRTLAGDLRTAVEQRESEVRERLEGVLEAASEDVDAAVNTVDDIALALSLARFAEAFDLVRPSFVDREVTGVVSARNLFLEDAGEAVQPVTYAVGDHDLAVPGAAAPPTGDRVAVLTGANSGGKTTLLETLCQVQLLAQMGLPVPASDAEMGVVDTIVFHRRHASFNAGVLESTLRSVVPPVTSGGRTLMLVDEFEAITEPGSAADLLHGLVTLTVQRAALGVFVTHLADDLEPLPDEARVDGIFAEGLTTDLELEVDYQPRFETVGRSTPEFIVSRLVAGAADHSERAGYETLAESVGESAVQRTLADARWSG from the coding sequence ATGCGACTGGAGGACTACTGGGGAATCGGGCCGAAGACCCGGGACCTGCTGGCCGACGAACTCGGAGTGGAGGCCGCCATCGGGGCCGTCGAATCCGGGGACGTTCGCACGCTGACCGACGCCGGCATCCCGCGGGGGCGCGCCACGCGCATCCTCCGGCACGCCCACGGCGGCGAGGCGATGGACCTGCTGGCCACCCGCGACGCCCGCGACGTCTACAAACAGACGCTCGACATCATCGGCGAGTTCGCCGTCACCGAGGCCGCTGGCGACCGGATTCGTATTCTCACACCGCTGCCCGACCGGGACGCGATGGACGAGCGACTCGACGAGGTGGAGGCCGCCCGGGACACCTGGGACGGCCTGGACGAGTCCGAGCGGGAGGCGGTCCTCGGGGCCTTCGACGCCTACGACAGCGTCGGGTCGGGCGACCGGTCGGCCGTCAGAACAGCGCTTCGCCTGCTGGAGGAGGGGTTCGAGGAGGGCGTCTTCGCCCCGCTCGTGGACCTCGACGCGGGGACACTCGAAGACGCGACGTCGGCACTCGCCGGACTGGAGGGCGGGAGCGACCGCATCGGCGACGGGGCCGACAGCCAGCTCGACGCGCTCCGTGACCAGCTCGGCAGCGTCGAGGACATGTCGGCCACGCCGGGCGACGTGCTCGAAACCGTCCAGTCCGGCGCGCGCGGGACCGACGAACTCCGGGACTCCTTCGCCCGCCACGTGGCCGACGAGAGCGGCGTCGAGGTGGGACGCGTCCGGGAGGCGATGCCGACGGAGGCGGCGGACGCGGCGGGGTTCGTCGGGGAGACGCTGCGGACTCTCGCCGGCGACCTCAGGACCGCGGTCGAACAGCGTGAATCGGAGGTCCGCGAGCGACTTGAGGGCGTTCTGGAAGCGGCCAGCGAGGACGTCGACGCGGCGGTGAACACGGTGGACGACATCGCGCTGGCGCTGTCGCTGGCCCGCTTCGCCGAGGCCTTCGACCTCGTGCGACCCTCCTTCGTCGACCGCGAGGTGACCGGCGTCGTCAGCGCCCGGAACCTCTTTCTGGAGGACGCGGGCGAGGCGGTCCAGCCGGTCACCTACGCCGTCGGCGACCACGACCTGGCGGTCCCCGGCGCGGCGGCCCCGCCCACCGGCGACCGGGTAGCGGTCCTGACGGGCGCGAACAGCGGCGGGAAGACGACGCTGCTGGAGACGCTCTGTCAGGTCCAGTTGCTCGCGCAGATGGGGCTGCCGGTCCCGGCCAGCGACGCCGAGATGGGCGTCGTCGACACCATCGTCTTCCACCGCCGCCACGCGAGTTTCAACGCGGGCGTCCTGGAATCGACGCTGCGGTCGGTCGTCCCGCCGGTCACCAGCGGCGGCCGCACGCTGATGCTCGTCGACGAGTTCGAGGCCATCACGGAACCCGGCAGCGCCGCGGACCTGCTGCACGGGCTGGTGACACTGACCGTCCAGCGTGCGGCGCTTGGCGTGTTCGTCACCCATCTCGCCGACGACCTGGAGCCGTTGCCCGACGAGGCCCGCGTCGACGGCATCTTCGCGGAGGGGCTGACGACGGACCTCGAACTGGAGGTGGACTACCAGCCGCGTTTCGAGACGGTCGGGCGCTCGACGCCGGAGTTCATCGTCTCCCGGCTGGTCGCAGGCGCGGCCGACCACAGCGAGCGCGCGGGCTACGAGACGCTGGCCGAGTCGGTCGGCGAGAGCGCCGTCCAGCGCACGCTCGCCGACGCGCGGTGGTCCGGGTAG
- a CDS encoding O-acetylhomoserine aminocarboxypropyltransferase/cysteine synthase family protein, with the protein MTDDSIYTDSLHAGQEPDSATGSRAPPLYQTTSYVFEDADDAASQFALEKPGYIYSRLMNPTVETLQERLAKLEGGVGAVATASGMAALNLTTFLLAGAGDNVVTASSLYGGTYTYYTHSAPRQGVEARFVDTLDYEAYEEAIDEDTAYVHYETIGNPALVTPDMERIADIAHDHGVPVFVDNTFATPALCNPLDHGADLVWNSTTKWIHGSGTTIGGVVVDGGSFPWADHAEKFPEIAGENPAYHGVNFAETFGDAAFTYAGIARGLRDMGNQQSPFDAWQTIQGVESLPMRMERHSENAMAVAEYLQDHDDVSWVTYPGLESHETHDAASEYLDGGYGGMITFGLEGGYEAAQATVENTELASLLANVGDAKTLIIHPASTTHQQLTEEEQEASGVTPDLVRLSVGLEGTDDIVADLDQAIDSAT; encoded by the coding sequence ATGACGGACGACAGTATCTACACGGACAGTCTCCACGCAGGACAGGAACCCGACTCCGCAACAGGTTCGCGCGCACCGCCGCTCTACCAGACCACCTCGTACGTCTTCGAGGACGCCGACGACGCCGCGTCGCAGTTCGCCCTGGAGAAGCCCGGCTACATCTACTCCCGGCTGATGAACCCGACCGTAGAGACGCTCCAGGAGCGCCTCGCGAAACTGGAGGGCGGTGTCGGTGCCGTCGCGACCGCCTCCGGGATGGCCGCGCTGAATCTGACGACGTTCCTCCTCGCGGGGGCCGGCGACAACGTCGTCACCGCTTCCTCGCTGTACGGCGGGACCTACACCTACTACACCCACTCCGCGCCCCGCCAGGGCGTCGAGGCACGCTTCGTCGACACGCTCGACTACGAGGCCTACGAGGAGGCCATCGACGAGGACACGGCCTACGTCCACTACGAGACCATCGGCAACCCTGCACTCGTCACCCCGGACATGGAGCGCATCGCCGACATCGCACACGACCACGGTGTCCCCGTCTTCGTCGACAACACCTTCGCGACGCCCGCGCTGTGCAACCCGCTGGACCACGGCGCGGACCTGGTCTGGAACTCCACGACGAAGTGGATTCACGGTTCCGGGACGACCATCGGCGGCGTCGTCGTCGACGGCGGCTCGTTCCCGTGGGCGGACCACGCCGAGAAGTTCCCCGAAATCGCCGGCGAGAACCCGGCCTACCACGGCGTCAACTTCGCGGAGACGTTCGGCGACGCCGCCTTCACCTACGCCGGCATCGCCCGCGGTCTCCGCGACATGGGCAACCAGCAGTCGCCCTTCGACGCCTGGCAGACCATCCAGGGCGTCGAATCGCTGCCGATGCGGATGGAACGGCACAGCGAGAACGCGATGGCCGTCGCCGAGTACCTCCAGGACCACGACGACGTCTCCTGGGTCACCTACCCCGGTCTCGAATCCCACGAGACTCACGACGCCGCCAGCGAGTACCTCGACGGCGGCTACGGCGGCATGATCACCTTCGGTCTCGAAGGCGGCTACGAGGCCGCCCAGGCCACCGTCGAGAACACGGAACTCGCCAGCCTGCTCGCCAACGTCGGCGACGCGAAGACGCTCATCATCCACCCGGCGAGTACGACCCACCAGCAGCTCACCGAAGAAGAACAGGAAGCGTCGGGCGTCACGCCCGACCTGGTGCGCCTGTCGGTCGGTCTGGAGGGTACCGACGACATCGTCGCCGACCTCGACCAGGCAATCGACAGCGCGACCTGA
- a CDS encoding zinc ribbon domain-containing protein, with the protein MSWREAADPRCPECGEKISPTAYYCMHCYTDLPGDVDTTDPDSTADAILGDDEFGSDRPAGSDTARSYEFDTGSSVGGSADRSADRHRVEGVAGRLVSMLGTDVPDPEGVPDGTFSAPLWMRLPVAIGVGLFVIVAVGSALSVLFGGFLSSLSGLPTLGLFVLVVWWLGRKPLPSDIVGDGLYAIALAMLVMPSALVTNELLSLWLGSGTDGTAADVVVSGLVMQFFVTIPALLLLGIGYLGNRYARSKLDTLAESSADGSDY; encoded by the coding sequence ATGTCGTGGCGCGAGGCGGCGGACCCCCGGTGTCCGGAGTGCGGCGAGAAAATTTCGCCGACGGCCTACTACTGTATGCACTGCTACACGGACCTCCCGGGCGACGTCGACACGACGGACCCCGATTCGACGGCGGACGCGATTCTCGGGGACGACGAGTTCGGGAGCGACCGCCCTGCCGGGTCCGATACCGCCCGGTCCTACGAGTTCGACACCGGGTCGTCGGTCGGTGGGTCCGCGGACCGTTCAGCGGACCGCCACCGGGTGGAGGGCGTCGCCGGCCGCCTCGTCTCGATGCTGGGGACCGACGTGCCAGACCCGGAGGGCGTCCCCGACGGGACCTTCTCCGCTCCGCTGTGGATGCGCCTGCCCGTCGCCATCGGCGTCGGTCTCTTCGTCATCGTGGCCGTCGGGAGCGCGCTGTCGGTGCTGTTCGGGGGGTTCCTGTCGTCGCTGAGCGGTCTGCCCACGCTGGGGCTGTTCGTCCTCGTGGTCTGGTGGCTCGGGCGCAAGCCGCTCCCGAGCGACATCGTCGGCGACGGCCTGTACGCGATTGCGCTCGCGATGCTGGTGATGCCGTCGGCGCTCGTGACCAACGAACTCCTCTCGCTGTGGCTCGGCTCGGGAACTGATGGGACGGCGGCCGACGTGGTCGTCAGCGGTCTCGTCATGCAGTTTTTCGTCACTATCCCTGCCCTGCTGTTGCTCGGTATCGGCTACCTGGGGAACCGCTACGCGCGCTCGAAACTCGACACGCTCGCTGAATCCTCCGCAGACGGTAGCGACTACTGA
- a CDS encoding halocyanin domain-containing protein, with protein sequence MNERLAAATIDRRTVLRGVGTIAATGVLAGCSGGGDGGGGNPNVPDEVSNYLSSANNYGSVPDETGSGSVTVEVGAGNGLAFGPAAVRISTGTTVTWEWTGQGGTHNVVAEDGSFDSGEYQAAGTFEHTFDEAGNYNYYCEPHKMSGMKGAVIVE encoded by the coding sequence ATGAACGAGAGACTGGCGGCGGCTACTATCGACAGGCGGACAGTTCTCCGCGGCGTCGGAACCATCGCGGCCACCGGGGTACTCGCCGGGTGCAGCGGCGGCGGTGACGGCGGCGGTGGGAACCCGAACGTGCCCGACGAGGTGTCGAACTACCTCTCCAGTGCGAACAACTACGGCTCGGTCCCCGACGAGACCGGGTCCGGGTCGGTGACCGTCGAAGTGGGCGCGGGGAACGGACTGGCCTTCGGCCCGGCCGCAGTCCGCATCTCGACCGGGACGACGGTGACCTGGGAGTGGACCGGCCAGGGCGGCACCCACAACGTCGTCGCGGAGGACGGGAGTTTCGACTCCGGCGAGTACCAGGCCGCGGGGACCTTCGAGCACACCTTCGATGAGGCCGGCAACTACAACTACTACTGTGAGCCGCACAAGATGAGCGGCATGAAAGGCGCCGTCATCGTCGAGTAG
- a CDS encoding DEAD/DEAH box helicase, whose translation MCAARLERVVSDEDTETDGASEPADAFYSALEALEQPLVTATRYGQLRDLSQAEAEDSLQGLADAGVVERVDVSTDPVVWYPSAWQRLTDRERVILFPERRQLVVDEPAQFTRAQLSQFAHLVDTTGSGAYMYEIRREDVWQAPYDSFEELLATVRDVLPERSEHLEDWIEEQWKRANQFTLRTHEDGYVVLEAASADLMGNVARQELDEDHLRAPISETESWVAEDAVASVKRILYEAGYPVRDERDLETGENLPMDLELDLREYQHEWVSQFLETRSGVLVGPPGSGKTVAAMGILAAIEGETLILVPGRELAGQWRDELLAHTTLRADQVGEYHGGEKNVRPVTIATYRTAGMDRHRQLFDSREWGLIVYDEVHHIPADVHRRSADLQTRHRLGLSSTPVREDDRETEIYTLIGPPIGTDWDSLFDAGFVAEPEVEIRYVPWASEDVQNEYVSSEGHERRQLAASNPAKREEIRHLLSRHPEEKALVFVEYLDQGREIAADLDVPFINGEMPHHRRQKLFERFRTGDLRTLVVSRVGDEGIDLPDAELAIVASGLGGSRRQGAQRAGRTMRPTGRARMFVLATRGTREEDFARRRMRHLSEKGVKVTDRDAETVDGDA comes from the coding sequence TTGTGCGCCGCGCGACTAGAACGGGTAGTGAGTGACGAGGACACCGAGACGGACGGTGCGAGCGAGCCGGCGGACGCGTTCTACAGTGCGCTCGAAGCGCTGGAGCAGCCGCTGGTGACGGCGACGCGGTACGGGCAACTGCGCGACCTGAGCCAGGCCGAGGCGGAGGACAGCCTCCAGGGGCTGGCAGACGCGGGCGTCGTCGAGCGGGTGGACGTCTCGACGGACCCCGTCGTCTGGTATCCCAGTGCCTGGCAGCGGCTGACCGACCGCGAGCGGGTCATCCTCTTCCCCGAGCGCCGCCAGCTCGTGGTCGACGAACCCGCACAGTTCACCCGCGCACAGCTGTCGCAGTTCGCCCACCTCGTCGACACGACGGGGTCGGGCGCGTACATGTACGAGATACGCCGCGAGGACGTCTGGCAGGCCCCCTACGACAGCTTCGAGGAACTGCTGGCGACGGTCCGGGACGTGCTCCCCGAGCGCTCGGAGCACCTCGAAGACTGGATAGAGGAGCAGTGGAAGCGTGCCAACCAGTTCACCTTGCGCACGCACGAGGACGGCTACGTCGTGCTGGAGGCCGCCTCGGCGGACCTGATGGGCAACGTCGCCCGGCAGGAACTGGACGAGGACCACCTGCGCGCACCCATCTCCGAGACGGAGAGCTGGGTCGCCGAGGACGCGGTGGCGTCGGTCAAGCGCATCCTCTACGAGGCGGGGTATCCCGTCCGCGACGAGCGCGACCTGGAGACCGGCGAGAACCTGCCGATGGACCTGGAACTGGACCTGCGCGAGTACCAGCACGAGTGGGTCTCGCAGTTCCTCGAAACCCGGTCCGGCGTCCTCGTCGGGCCGCCGGGCAGCGGCAAGACGGTGGCTGCGATGGGAATTCTCGCGGCTATCGAGGGCGAGACGCTGATTCTCGTGCCCGGCCGCGAACTCGCCGGGCAGTGGCGCGACGAACTGCTGGCACACACCACGCTGCGCGCGGACCAGGTCGGCGAGTACCACGGCGGCGAGAAGAACGTCCGGCCGGTCACCATCGCCACCTACCGCACCGCAGGGATGGACCGGCACCGACAGCTGTTCGACAGCCGGGAGTGGGGCCTCATCGTCTACGACGAGGTCCACCACATCCCCGCGGACGTCCACCGGCGCAGCGCGGACCTCCAGACCCGACATCGGCTGGGCCTGTCCTCGACGCCGGTCCGCGAGGACGACCGCGAGACCGAAATCTACACGCTCATCGGACCACCCATCGGCACGGACTGGGACTCGCTGTTCGACGCCGGGTTCGTCGCCGAGCCCGAAGTCGAAATCCGCTACGTGCCCTGGGCCAGCGAGGACGTGCAAAACGAGTACGTCAGCTCCGAGGGCCACGAACGGCGGCAACTGGCCGCGTCGAACCCGGCCAAACGCGAGGAGATACGCCACCTCCTCTCGCGACACCCCGAGGAGAAGGCGCTGGTCTTCGTGGAGTACTTAGACCAGGGCAGGGAGATTGCCGCCGACCTCGACGTCCCCTTCATCAACGGGGAGATGCCACACCACCGACGGCAGAAGCTCTTCGAGCGGTTCCGGACCGGCGACCTCCGGACGCTGGTCGTCTCGCGCGTCGGCGACGAGGGCATCGACCTGCCGGACGCGGAACTGGCAATCGTGGCGTCGGGACTGGGCGGGTCGCGCCGCCAGGGGGCACAGCGGGCCGGCCGGACGATGCGGCCGACCGGGCGCGCGCGCATGTTCGTCCTCGCGACCCGGGGGACCCGCGAGGAGGACTTCGCGCGCCGGCGGATGCGACACCTCTCGGAGAAGGGTGTGAAGGTGACCGACCGCGACGCCGAGACGGTCGACGGGGACGCGTAG
- a CDS encoding DEAD/DEAH box helicase, translated as MTDAGAAEGPAAFAALGSSVRDALSERGFETPTAPQRAAIPPLADGDDALVVAPTGSGKTETAMLPIFDALADEDRFGIGALYVTPLRALNRDMRERLEWWSDTLGLDVDVRHGDTSDYQRQKQANDPPDVLVTTPETLQAMLTGKKLRRALEDVDHVVVDEVHELATSKRGAQLTVGLERVRELAGPFQRVGLSATVGDPEEVGRFLTGDRGCTIVEVDAGSAIDIDVRAPEITDSDEALGTELVTDAEIASHVRAIDELVAENESTLVFVNTRQTAEALGSRLKELGTDIGIHHGSLSRDARIDVETAFKQGDLDGLLCTSSMELGIDVGHVDHVVQYNSPRQVCRLLQRVGRAGHRRDTVSSGTIVTSHPDDVVESLAIMRQAEAGDVESADIHYGSLDTVANQIAGLVMDFGEIGAMKAYSIVTRAYPFADLSKHDFKQVVRELAGNSVVWLNEEEDRLEKRRGTWQYFYQNLSMIPDEATYDVEDVASGKQVGTLDERFVVNFAQPGEIFIQRGEMWRITEVDEEEETVTVSPIEDPAGEVPSWTGQEIPVPEQVAQEVGELRTVATQQLRGGADADAVARDLRRRYDADAGTIAGGLEPLSDHAETDAPIPSDDAILVEFTSGTIVVNACFGHKVNETLARLLSALLGQQSGSSVGMEVDPYRIELDVPRGVTAGDVVRLLEETDPAHVGHLIELSLKNADALKFKVAQVATKFGALKRWRGSSQSRFGKSRLLAALEDTPIYDEAIREIRHEELAVDRAGEVLAGVQSGDISVETVGELTPIGTGGRGSGQELLTPENADASVIQTVKERIQNDRVILLCLHCQDWKRTQQVGRVRDQPECPECGSTQIAALNPWDEETVAAVRAPEKDDEEEKLTQRAYRAASLVQSHGKRAVVALAARGVGPHNAARIINKLREDEEDFYRDILAREREYARTRSFWE; from the coding sequence ATGACTGACGCCGGGGCCGCCGAGGGTCCAGCGGCCTTCGCCGCGCTCGGGAGCAGCGTTCGGGACGCCCTCTCCGAGCGCGGATTCGAGACGCCGACAGCGCCACAGCGTGCGGCCATTCCGCCGCTGGCCGACGGCGACGACGCGCTCGTCGTCGCACCGACCGGGAGCGGCAAGACCGAGACGGCGATGCTCCCCATCTTCGACGCGCTGGCCGACGAAGATCGCTTCGGCATCGGCGCGCTCTACGTTACGCCGCTCCGTGCCCTCAACCGGGACATGCGCGAGCGTCTGGAGTGGTGGAGCGACACGCTCGGGCTGGACGTGGACGTCCGCCACGGCGACACCTCCGACTACCAGCGCCAGAAGCAGGCCAACGACCCTCCGGACGTGCTCGTCACGACGCCGGAGACGCTCCAGGCGATGCTCACGGGCAAGAAGCTTCGCCGGGCGCTGGAGGACGTGGACCACGTCGTCGTCGACGAAGTGCACGAACTCGCCACGTCCAAGCGCGGGGCGCAACTCACTGTGGGCCTGGAGCGAGTGCGCGAACTCGCTGGCCCCTTCCAGCGCGTCGGCCTCTCCGCGACAGTCGGGGACCCGGAAGAGGTCGGGCGTTTCCTGACTGGCGACCGTGGCTGTACCATCGTGGAGGTCGACGCCGGCAGTGCCATCGACATCGACGTGAGGGCACCGGAGATTACGGACAGCGACGAGGCGCTGGGGACGGAACTGGTCACGGACGCCGAGATCGCCAGTCACGTCCGTGCAATCGACGAACTCGTCGCGGAGAACGAGTCGACGCTCGTCTTCGTCAACACCCGCCAGACGGCGGAGGCACTGGGCTCACGGCTGAAGGAACTGGGCACCGACATCGGAATCCATCACGGCTCCCTCTCGCGGGACGCTCGCATCGACGTCGAGACGGCGTTCAAGCAGGGCGACCTCGACGGACTGCTGTGCACCTCGTCGATGGAACTCGGCATCGACGTGGGGCACGTCGACCACGTCGTCCAGTACAACAGCCCCCGGCAGGTCTGTCGACTGCTCCAGCGCGTCGGGCGAGCGGGCCACCGCCGCGACACCGTCTCGTCGGGGACCATCGTCACCAGCCACCCCGACGACGTGGTGGAGTCGCTGGCAATCATGCGCCAGGCAGAGGCCGGCGACGTGGAGTCGGCCGACATCCACTACGGGAGTCTCGACACGGTCGCCAACCAGATTGCCGGACTGGTGATGGACTTCGGGGAAATCGGTGCGATGAAGGCCTACAGCATCGTCACACGCGCGTACCCGTTCGCGGACCTCTCGAAGCACGACTTCAAGCAGGTCGTGCGGGAACTGGCCGGAAACAGCGTTGTCTGGCTGAACGAGGAGGAGGACCGCCTGGAGAAGCGCCGCGGGACCTGGCAGTACTTCTACCAGAACCTCTCGATGATTCCCGACGAGGCCACCTACGATGTCGAGGACGTCGCCAGCGGCAAACAGGTCGGGACGCTGGACGAACGGTTCGTCGTCAACTTCGCCCAGCCGGGCGAGATATTCATCCAGCGCGGCGAGATGTGGCGCATCACCGAAGTCGACGAGGAGGAGGAGACAGTCACAGTCTCCCCCATCGAGGACCCCGCGGGCGAGGTGCCGTCGTGGACCGGCCAGGAGATTCCGGTGCCCGAACAGGTCGCACAGGAGGTCGGCGAACTCCGGACAGTCGCGACACAGCAACTCCGCGGGGGTGCCGACGCCGACGCGGTCGCCCGTGACCTCCGCCGGCGCTACGATGCCGATGCGGGGACCATAGCCGGCGGGCTCGAACCGCTGTCCGACCACGCGGAGACGGACGCACCGATTCCATCCGACGACGCGATTCTCGTCGAGTTCACGTCCGGCACAATCGTGGTCAACGCCTGCTTCGGGCACAAGGTCAACGAGACGCTCGCCAGACTCCTCTCGGCGCTACTCGGCCAACAGAGCGGCTCCTCGGTCGGGATGGAGGTCGACCCCTACCGCATCGAACTGGACGTGCCCCGCGGCGTGACCGCGGGCGACGTGGTCAGACTGCTGGAGGAGACCGACCCCGCCCACGTGGGCCACCTCATCGAACTCAGCCTCAAGAACGCCGACGCGCTGAAGTTCAAGGTCGCACAGGTGGCGACGAAGTTCGGCGCGCTGAAGCGCTGGCGCGGGTCCAGTCAGTCCCGCTTCGGCAAGAGCCGCCTGCTGGCGGCGCTGGAGGACACCCCAATCTACGACGAGGCAATCCGGGAAATTCGCCACGAGGAACTCGCCGTCGACCGCGCGGGTGAGGTCCTCGCCGGCGTCCAGTCCGGCGACATCAGCGTCGAGACGGTCGGCGAACTCACGCCTATCGGTACCGGCGGTCGTGGCTCGGGCCAGGAACTGCTCACGCCGGAAAACGCCGACGCGAGCGTCATTCAGACCGTCAAGGAGCGCATCCAGAACGACCGGGTCATCCTGCTGTGCCTGCACTGCCAGGACTGGAAGCGCACCCAGCAGGTCGGCCGCGTCCGCGACCAGCCCGAGTGTCCCGAGTGCGGGTCGACCCAGATAGCCGCGCTGAACCCCTGGGACGAGGAGACCGTCGCCGCGGTCAGGGCACCGGAGAAGGACGACGAGGAGGAGAAACTGACCCAGCGGGCCTACCGCGCGGCGAGTCTCGTCCAGAGCCACGGCAAGCGGGCGGTCGTGGCGCTGGCTGCCCGCGGCGTCGGCCCGCACAACGCCGCACGCATCATCAACAAACTCCGTGAGGACGAGGAGGACTTCTACCGGGACATCCTCGCACGCGAGCGCGAGTACGCCCGGACGCGGTCGTTCTGGGAGTGA